The following DNA comes from Ornithorhynchus anatinus isolate Pmale09 unplaced genomic scaffold, mOrnAna1.pri.v4 scaffold_111_arrow_ctg1, whole genome shotgun sequence.
tccccattttacagatgaggtaactgaggcacagagaagttaagtgacttgcccacagtcacagctgtcaagtggcagagttgggattcgaacccatgacctctgactctcaagcccatgctctttccactgagctacgctgcttctctgaaccatcTGACAGTTTGTGCCTACACAAAGAGATGAATAATTTCCTCTTCAAGATGATTGTGGATCAGAACCCTTTCTGTAAAAAGCATCTTGATTCATcaccaaaaaaacacaaaatacaGGAAGTAGAGGATGGAGATGGCCACTCCACAGTCCCCAGTCAGAAAGGGTTGACTCCGGACTGTGTGCACCTGAgagtttaagcttcttgtgggcaggaaatatgtccttCACTTCTGTTACATTGagccaagctcttagtgcagtgtgttAAACCCAGTGGAGgcttcccatctctgctactcTCAGAACCAGGAGGGTGAGTTAGATTGGGAGGCCCTGGAGTATCCAAAGGAATAAAACTAGTTTCTTATCCTTTTATATTAATTCACTGTCCTTGAAGATGTGTAAAGAACCCCCAGGTGTGTAAAATCCCACCAGGACTCACTTGGGCTGGGAAGGATAGAGGGATAAAGATGAGTGTGATTCAGGGAAATGTTATCTTGAGCTGGTCCGCCCACATCGTCTCAGTCTTTCCTGGAGTGGGAAACAAACCATAGCTTAGCCAAGGGTCTTAGATCTGCAAACTGTGGACCTGATCCTGGCCAATGTGTGGAACCAGTCCAAAACCTGCTGGGTGGTCTGgacctcctgccttctcctctcctttccctagcTTCCCAGCAGGGGATCTAGCATGAGGGCTGGACAGGCTCAGAGTGCAGAAGCCCAACCCACTGATTTGCTGAGGCCCTGGACACATCCCCTGAGCTTTGGGCTCCTCCAGGAGCCAGGGGGCCCAAACCTCAGCCCCAAAAGCCAAGAGGCCCTCTGTGCACCCCAAGACTTACCCCCGTAAAGTCCTGCTGCAGCAGCCACTTATCTTTGCAGATGACAAACCTCCCGATGCTGGAAAGGAACCAAGCGAAGGCCTCCCCCAGATCCTGCACTTGCTAGGCACCAGGATCATCGAGTCAGCGGTGGACTACCTTCTCACAGCCATGATTAGACGAAGGTAATTGATGAGCCCATCTTTGGACTGGCTTGCTTTCTCACTTTCAAGCGTGGCAGCGTAAGTGCAAGGGGGAAAGGGTGCTGGGGTCATCGGTGCTTCGTGTCTTCCTCTTGCCCTCCTTGTCCAGCACACAACTGGGtcagggagtggggaggtggagattggagatgaggggtgggagggacttcAGAACATGGGGACATAGACTCCCCAGTCCTGGCCccagatcagagagagagagagagtgtgagagtgtgtgtgtgtatgtatgtgtgtgcacatgtgagTGTGTGCTtgtttctgtttcctcacctgcaaatttggatttgatgcctgttgtccctcccacttataactgtgagcccactgtggaacaggaactatgtcctgacctgattatcttgtatctaccccagtgcttagaacagtgcttgacacatagtaagcacttaacaaatacaataatagtaatgataataatgagtatgtttgtgtgtgtgcatgaattCTGGGCCAACACTCAACGTTGTAGCAGCAGGaagtggcagggatcatgtctgctaactctattgaacttgccagagcacttagttcagtgctttgccatagtaagtgctcaataaataccattgactgattgcttgatggattgtttgactgattgaactAGGGTTGCCCAGTAGAGTTTGGCTGTGAACCAGCATGGATCTCTCACAGACTCTTACCTAGCAAGTGGCTAGAGGGTGGAGGAAAGGTGCCCCAGCATTTCCCTCCCCAAACATGGGACTGAGGCATCTTATGGACATGGGGTCCACTGGCATCTGGCTAGAGCATCAGCCACCTCCAGACTCAACCTTGTCAGGGACCCTCAGTGAAGGAGCAGGGGATGCAGGGGCTGTCAGGTTATTTCCCTGACTGCAGCAAACCCATTTtgttcactttctctctctgttcccacccccacccccaacctctgtTCCACTCACCCTTACCATTACCCACGTCTCCCTTTCAGCATTGGTTCTTGCCAGTTCTGCTTTCTGCTGAATCATCCTTTCCACCTGTCTGTTCCCCTAACCATGCTGCCCCTGACCCCAACGCCTCTAAGAAATACCCTGGGGCCCAGGACTCCACCCCTAAACCCTGACAATCAGCCAAGGCCCCCAAGAACCCATGTTGGGAGACCAAAACCAAACAAGCCTTTGGTTGTTCaagcccctgccccccaacacacacacacacatcacacacacacccccaactcccaggagGTCTTGGCTCCCTGCAGAGTAGACTAATGCAAAGAGGCTTGTGTGGGAGAAACAAGATTATTTGGCCTAAACCAATGGACTTGGTTGCTGATGCCCACCGTGGGGAAACCCCTGACTAGGTCCACTCAGGTGGCAGGTGGGCTGTGCAGTCCAGTGCTCCCAGCATCTCCAGAGTTGGGGTTTTAGGGAGAAGAAACTTGCTCATCTAGATACAATGAATGTCAGATGAGCCAAGGAGAAGTTGTTGAGGGAAACCAAGTCTGCAATCCTCATGAATAATTACACCAATCCATCCCCAGCAGGgacactctctttccctccctttggcctgaattatccagatatttTGGGCCAGAATCACCCAGCTTCCCCAGTTCCCTAGATGGATCAGGTCCCGATGTATTTTGGAGGCCTGCATTACCCAGATATTCTCCCACATCCACACACAACCTGAGAGCCCCACAACCTGACCAAAAAGGGTATCggtctcccaactcctcctccagTCTCAGTCTAGGCCAGACTGGTCAACTCCCCCTTCGACAGGAAGCCACAGCCGGAGGGAGGGATGGGCCCGTCGATCCAGTGTTGAAcgtgcccctctctccctgctttccAGCGGACGTATGGACTGGGAAGAAAAATCAGCTGAACACCCAACCAGCTAGCTGGTGGCTCCGCAGGTGATTTTGCACTTTTACTTGACTTCTTTACTTTACCTTGTTGGAACGGTCCTTGACAACGATACAATGGAACAAGGAGACTTGCCCTACCTGGGGCCAGCCCAAAAGACAAGCAGCTTCCAGCATAGGGTTGGTCTCTATCGGGACTGTTTCACGGCACAGCTGAAAGCCTCCTCGGTCTCATTTGGGGAATCGGCTCTTTCCTTGGCTGGGGGGCATCCCCACCTC
Coding sequences within:
- the CUNH5orf46 gene encoding uncharacterized protein C5orf46 homolog, translating into MTPKALRLAIVFGLLALTLPCRADDKPPDAGKEPSEGLPQILHLLGTRIIESAVDYLLTAMIRRSGRMDWEEKSAEHPTS